A window of Reinekea marina contains these coding sequences:
- a CDS encoding DegV family protein, giving the protein MDKKITKAATFMTTLIVDSACDLPKALIEKKNVQLLPATIIYDKNILQDFRDPEQTISMYESAILNKDHDSESQPTSTKDITRILEQTIANGHTDLVIQTVNRVRSPTYENAVESATLLSKRYASQNVSIRVQDSRTVFTGQAVLAAHTLALIDKGIGGTKLRRIIDSLSSNVHAYQVPADVFYLRERSRKKGDNSISWLGAKVGSLLNISPIVLALDDKTFPVTKIRGFNNAANKLLAHTLEKVEQGLLSPFVCISYAGDPKELHKLAGFNELKLAIKARKYQLITTPMSLSGGVNLGPGTLSVGFATTPYEWKD; this is encoded by the coding sequence TTGGATAAAAAAATAACAAAGGCCGCTACCTTCATGACTACTCTCATCGTCGACTCTGCGTGCGATTTACCGAAGGCACTTATCGAAAAGAAAAATGTGCAATTGCTACCAGCGACCATAATTTATGACAAGAATATACTCCAAGACTTTAGAGATCCTGAGCAAACCATTAGCATGTATGAAAGTGCGATCTTAAATAAAGATCATGACAGTGAATCTCAACCAACCTCTACAAAAGACATTACTCGAATTCTTGAGCAAACCATTGCAAATGGGCACACCGATTTAGTCATTCAAACGGTTAATCGTGTGCGCAGCCCAACTTACGAGAACGCTGTTGAGTCTGCCACTTTATTATCGAAACGCTATGCCAGCCAAAATGTGAGCATTCGAGTTCAAGACAGTCGCACGGTTTTTACAGGCCAAGCTGTTTTGGCTGCCCACACTTTAGCCTTGATCGACAAAGGCATCGGCGGAACAAAACTTCGCAGAATAATAGATTCACTGAGTTCTAACGTACATGCTTACCAAGTGCCTGCCGATGTATTTTACTTGCGAGAACGCAGCCGTAAAAAAGGCGACAACAGTATAAGTTGGTTAGGTGCAAAAGTAGGCAGCTTGTTGAATATTAGCCCCATTGTGCTGGCCTTAGATGACAAAACCTTCCCTGTCACCAAAATACGCGGATTTAACAACGCTGCGAATAAATTACTGGCTCATACGCTAGAAAAAGTTGAACAAGGGTTGCTATCACCTTTTGTCTGCATCAGCTATGCGGGTGATCCAAAAGAACTTCACAAACTGGCTGGCTTTAATGAATTAAAACTTGCGATTAAGGCTCGTAAGTACCAATTAATAACCACACCAATGTCATTATCAGGCGGCGTTAATTTAGGCCCGGGCACCTTATCGGTTGGGTTTGCAACAACACCGTACGAGTGGAAAGACTAA